A portion of the Prinia subflava isolate CZ2003 ecotype Zambia chromosome 35, Cam_Psub_1.2, whole genome shotgun sequence genome contains these proteins:
- the LOC134563325 gene encoding feather keratin 1-like has translation MSCYDLCRPCGPTPLANSCNEPCVRQCQDSRVVIQPSPVVVTLPGPILSSFPQNTAVGSSTSAAVGSILSESGVPINSGGFGLSGIPGLGGRYCGRRCLPC, from the coding sequence atgTCCTGCTACGACCTGTGCCGGCCCTGCGGCCCCACCCCGCTGGCCAACAGCTGCAACGAGCCCTGCGTGCGGCAGTGCCAGGACTCCCGCGTGGTCATCCAGCCCTCGCCCGTGGTGGTCACCCTGCCCGggcccatcctcagctccttcccgCAGAACACCGCCGTGGGCTCCTCCACCTCGGCCGCCGTGGGCAGCATCCTGAGCGAGTCCGGGGTCCCCATCAACTCGGGGGGCTTTGGGCTCTCGGGGATCCCCGGCCTTGGTGGCCGCTACTGCGGCCGCAGGTGCCTGCCCTGCTAG
- the LOC134563314 gene encoding feather keratin 4-like: MSCYDLCAPTSCGPTPLANSCNEPCVRQCQDSTVVIQPSPVVVTLPGPILSSFPQNTTVGSSASAAVGSVLSAGGVPISSGSSLGLGGLGYPGLGSGYSRPYRRYNPSRGGFYGPC, translated from the coding sequence ATGTCCTGCTACGACCTCTGCGCCCCCACGTCCTGCGGCCCCACCCCGCTGGCCAACAGCTGCAACGAGCCCTGTGTCCGGCAGTGCCAGGACTCCACCGTGGTCATCCAGCCCTCGCCCGTGGTGGTCACCCTGCCCGggcccatcctcagctccttcccccaGAACACCACCGTGGGATCCTCGGCCTCTGCCGCTGTCGGGAGCGTTCTGAGCGCCGGGGGGGTCCCCATCAGCTCGGGCAGCTCcttgggtttggggggtttgggctacccagggctgggcagtggctACAGCCGGCCCTACCGGCGCTACAACCCCTCCCGTGGAGGCTTCTACGGGCCCTGCTAA
- the LOC134563330 gene encoding feather beta keratin-like codes for MSPFHEFCLPPGLACPEPFAVTRNETCVIKYPDTVVDIVEPDMPPYSVIYPGPTLTTFPQQTVVGSTALLDIQNLLGSRGYPGFGGQPKPCLDICG; via the exons ATGTCTCCCTTCCACGAGTTCTGCCTGCCCCCGGGCCTGGCTTGCCCCGAGCCCTTCGCCGTGACCCGCAACGAGACCTGCGTCATCAAATACCCCGACACCGTGGTGGACATCGTGGAGCCCGACATGCCCCCGTACTCGGTCATCTACCCCGGGCCCACGCTGACCACCTTCCCCCAGCAGACCGTGGTGGGCTCCACGGCCCTGCTGGACATCCAGAACCTGCTGGGCTCCCGGGGGTACCCCGGGTTCGGGG GCCAACCTAAACCTTGCCTGGATATCTGTGGATAG
- the LOC134563323 gene encoding feather beta keratin-like, with amino-acid sequence MSCYDLCRPCGPTPLANSCNEPCVRQCQDSRVIIEPSPVVVTLPGPILSSFPQNTAVGSSTSAAVGSILSESGVPINSGGFGLSGIPGLGGRYCGRRCLPC; translated from the coding sequence atgTCCTGCTACGACCTGTGCCGGCCCTGCGGCCCCACCCCGCTGGCCAACAGCTGCAACGAGCCCTGCGTGCGGCAGTGCCAGGACTCCCGTGTCATCATCGAGCCGTCCCCCGTGGTGGTCACCCTGCCCGggcccatcctcagctccttcccgCAGAACACCGCCGTGGGCTCCTCCACCTCGGCCGCCGTGGGCAGCATCCTGAGCGAGTCCGGGGTCCCCATCAACTCGGGGGGCTTTGGGCTCTCGGGGATCCCCGGCCTTGGTGGCCGCTACTGCGGCCGCAGGTGCCTGCCCTGCTAG
- the LOC134563327 gene encoding feather keratin 1 gives MSCYDLCRPCGPTPLANSCNEPCVRQCQDSRVVIQPSPVVVTLPGPILSSFPQNTAVGSSTSAAVGSILSEEGVPINSGGFGLSGIPGLGGRYCGRRCLPC, from the coding sequence atgTCCTGCTACGACCTGTGCCGGCCCTGCGGCCCCACCCCGCTGGCCAACAGCTGCAACGAGCCCTGCGTGCGGCAGTGCCAGGACTCCCGCGTGGTCATCCAGCCCTCGCCCGTGGTGGTCACCCTGCCCGggcccatcctcagctccttcccgCAGAACACCGCCGTGGGCTCCTCCACCTCGGCCGCTGTGGGCAGCATCCTGAGCGAGGAGGGAGTGCCCATCAACTCGGGGGGCTTTGGGCTCTCGGGGATCCCCGGCCTTGGTGGCCGCTACTGCGGCCGCAGGTGCCTGCCCTGCTAG
- the LOC134563326 gene encoding feather keratin 1, with translation MSCYDLCRPCGPTPLANSCNEPCVRQCQDSRVVIQPSPVVVTLPGPILSSFPQNTAVGSSTSAAVGSILSEEGVPINSGGFGLSGIPGLGGRYCGRRCLPC, from the coding sequence atgTCCTGCTACGACCTGTGCCGGCCCTGCGGCCCCACCCCGCTGGCCAACAGCTGCAACGAGCCCTGCGTGCGGCAGTGCCAGGACTCCCGCGTGGTCATCCAGCCCTCGCCCGTGGTGGTCACCCTGCCCGggcccatcctcagctccttcccgCAGAACACCGCCGTGGGCTCCTCCACCTCGGCCGCCGTGGGCAGCATCCTGAGCGAGGAGGGAGTGCCCATCAACTCGGGGGGCTTTGGGCTCTCGGGGATCCCCGGCCTTGGTGGCCGCTACTGCGGCCGCAGGTGCCTGCCCTGCTAG
- the LOC134563335 gene encoding feather keratin 1-like: MSCYERCPPVSCGPTPLANSCNEPCVRQCQDSTVVIQPSPVVVTLPGPILSSFPQNTTVGSSASAAVGSVLSAGGVPISSGSSLGLGGLGYPGLGSGYSRPYRRYNPSRGGFYGPC; the protein is encoded by the coding sequence ATGTCCTGCTACGAGCGATGTCCCCCCGTGTCCTGCGGCCCCACCCCGCTGGCCAACAGCTGCAACGAGCCCTGTGTCCGGCAGTGCCAGGACTCCACCGTGGTCATCCAGCCCTCGCCCGTGGTGGTCACCCTGCCCGggcccatcctcagctccttcccccaGAACACCACCGTGGGATCCTCGGCCTCTGCCGCTGTCGGGAGCGTTCTGAGCGCCGGGGGGGTCCCcatcagctctggcagctccttgggtttggggggtttgggctACCCCGGGCTGGGCAGTGGCTACAGCCGGCCCTACCGGCGCTACAACCCCTCCCGTGGAGGCTTCTACGGGCCCTGCTAA